GTTAGCCATTTCGTCATATGTCATAAACATTTATCTTATCTGGAGTAAACATACAGGAGTTAATTACTGATAGCCTATGTAACGTACTTCCTAAACTAGGTGCCTCTTGCTTTTACGTTCCCTATCGTATAATTTTGTATCACGGTAGCCAAATTCGGATAATTGTTGGGCCTACAGACTACAGAAGATGGTCATAGTCCTGAGCTCACACAACCCAAACATACAGTTAAATGGAAATAGCAGGGGTTGACGTGAGACGCCAGATACAGAGGTTTTTGGTTGGTGATTTTCATAGAAGTGCTTTAAcgttttttggaaaataaatgtattttggatTTTACGCatacaatttatattttttaggGGACAACTAATCAACATACTAGGCCAAGGATGCATATGTGTtccatgcatgtgcattttatCCGCATATGTGGTTTGCTGTTTATGATTTTTAAGTGCGTTTACAAACTGGCGAGGCTACTTGTCTGTGATTATTCTTGCAGTTTGGTTCCTGTGACTTTCTTGTGGATTAACCTCAACGTTCTGCGATGGCAAATACAATGAAATCAAATCATGCTCTTATAAAAGGACCTTGCTTACAGTGTTTGGATATTTGATTTCTctaacatttttatgtttagcTTAATTGGAGACTAAAGTTCCACGGAGCTGCAACATTGTTTCACGCTCATAGTTGGCCACTTACTTCAGAAACAGCAGAAGCGTTCGTAGTGTTCCCATGGTAACCAGCTAACGCAAAGAAATCACCGGTAATCAGTGCAAAACAGctgctgttattttgtttgtttgtttgttttttggcaaATCTATcgcatgtttttattgttatagCTTAATTATGTCAAAATAAAGACAATGTATTTTAGGGTTATGAAAAAGATGCCAGAGTTGTGTGGCCAGTTTGTACTTAGTAATGTATAGGCGAATAACTATAGATTTGTTTCGAGTAAATTAATCACAGTTAGCCAGCCAGACATGTTCTGGAACCCGTATGATTTAGCATCACTGAAATGCAGAGCGTTTGCGCAGAAATCTGCTTATGTCCCAGAAGCAGACTGGCGTTTCCCCATGTTCAGGGAGCTGGGATTTTAGTGTGAGATTACTGACATCTAGTGGTGAAAATCGAGAAGCCCTTTACAGCGCATaaagtgagctccataacgtttgggcCGAATaccttttttcttgatttgactttgTACTCCACTACtttaaaatttgtaatcaaacaattcagatGTGGTTActgtgcagattctcagcttttatttaggagtagcctattttaaaatacattttggtttcaccatgtaaaaattacTGCATTTTTAGTCTCCACATTTCAGGTCACCATGACGTTCGGACATgataatgttatgtaaattaaagtaaTTATGTTTAGTACTATGTCGCATATGCTTTGCATACAATGACTGCTTgcagtctgtgacccatagctATTACCAAGTGCGAAGGATCTTCTCTGCTGAtgccctgccaggcctgtaccggcagccatcttcagcccctggttgtttcaggggctagttgccttaaatTTCCTATTCAACATATGAAACagatgttcagttggattcagatcgggtgaatgacttggctaatgtaaattgtaaatgtaaatcagCTATGTAGCTAACTCTGGCCCAacggttgtgttgtgttgtcccctgtaaaataattaaaataaacttaaaaaaaaaaaaatcaataatgaataattctCCATCTTTTGAaaagtatgtttggggtcattgtatCCAAGTGCGAATGTTGATAAATACCAATTAATCGTAAATGAAATGCACCTCCACAGAACTTGTAATTTGCATAAACGGTCGCCTGAAAATGCCATATAAGGAGCTTAGAATTCCATTGTAGGCAATTTAAATGGCCGAGAAAAGatataataaaaaagataaaaagttATCTAAATCGGAGATTGAAgtgctgtaaatgaaagtacacgccaagaaagaaaaaaaagaatacatttattCCATAGTGAAACCAGTGTTAGGGCAGGGGAAGACTAAAGCCTGGCAAAGtcaaagtgatttatttataaagtgcacagtataacacagggTAGGGTCATTCTGAACAATGAAATTCTTAGGACATGGCAAGCAACAACTACGTACTAAGCAAACATATAACAAGAatagcaaaaatatatatagcaGAAAGAGCAGTACCAAAGCCTGTAAAGATGGGGAATATTGACAATAGGAATAAGAGtattaaatatgataaatatagagtgtaattataaatataaagtgCCAGTGAATATGTACATTAAATTTTAGGTAACGTATATTGAGTTGTACATAGAAAGTGGCTAGAGCAAACATTGTGGAGATCAATGTGATCACTGAGATTAATGTTGCTGGTTGAGAAGCCTGAtggcctgggggaaaaaactgtttgtgagtcTGGTAGTCAGTGCTGGGATGCTCTGGTAACGTCTGCCAGACGGCAGCAGCGAGAACAGACCATAGCCTTGGTGGCTGTAGTctatgattttctgtgctttcctaaGGCATCGTGTGTGGTAGATGCCTAGTACGGAGGGGAGGTGGCTGCCAATGATGCGCTCCGCTGTCTTCACCACCCTCTGGAGGACCTTGTGATCGGCAGCGGAGCAGCTGCCATACCAGGCAGTGATGCAGCCAGTGAGGATGCTCTCAATGGTGCACCTGTATAAATTGGTGAGAGTTTTGGCAGACATGCCAAACTTCTTGAGTCTCCTCAGGAAGTATAGGCACTTTCGGCCAGTTTTTACTGCCGCGTCCGATTGCCTGGACCAGGTGAGGTCATCATTGATAACCATCCCGAAGAACTTGAAGCAGGAGactctctccacttcagctCCATCAATGTGAATGGGGGCAATGTGAATAGGGggtgtgacccccccccgcgcgcgcgcCGTCGCTTCCTGAAGTCCACGATCATCCCCTTAGTCTTGCAGACGTTGAGAGAGAGGTTATCCTCCTGGCACCATGTTGCCAAGATGCAACGTCGCTGTCTGGAATTACCCCGGAGGGTGACCGCGATATGTTTTCTCTGTTCTGTGCCAGTCACTAAGAAGCTGAGGACCATAAGCACATGAACGTGTTCTGGAATtgttatttctcagcctcatgatggcttCCTTCACTTCCTTccttcattggcacaactctggtcctcacatgttgacaaacgccaataacagacaGCATAGGCAATCAATAGCTTAGAATTAAGACTAGATActaaaagctctcttatacctgctctaaggaagcaattgaataacattacattacattacattcatttggcagacgcttttatccaaagcgacgtacaggaagtgcattttcatgatcgtagacaactgctgaacacgggttcagtaaggtgcagttacttattttgtacagctatttctagccgagaacaatgaacactatcctggtctaacatctgcaaagccaaactaggcagaagattaagctagagtattaggacaaatacaatttaccaagaagtgcagggatggggcaaatAATTGAATTGACTactcagaaacacctgtgacaccatttgtccaaaacattatggtgccctgaactGAGAGTgctatgtgtaaaaagtgctgtcatttctagaTGGtgaatgcaaaatgtaaaaaaatatgttttaataaaagatGAGAATATGTACTTTAATTAATTGTTtggttacaaatctaaaattgtggagtacagagccaaatcaagaacaattgtttttgtcccaaacattatggagctcattgtacaTGTCCTACCGGCATCGACCATTGCCAGAGGCTAATTAATACTGTCCCAACGGTCCCAATACCCTTTCACACTCTGTTGCCCCAATGTGCAACTATCTACATTATCCCCATATCcgtaataaacattttttttaaatctttaacaGGCTCATCCAATGAGAACTCAATTCTCTTTTTGCAGTGACAACCTGGAGAAATAAATGTGGGTAGGGAAATCCAAGTGTTGTGTTACCGCTGAGATGTAGGGGACGAGTcattagtcagatgtttgtgGTATCTGTGGCCAATTACCATTTCACCATTGTCTAGGACAGTGTGTGGCTTTTCCATAGAACTCCCATAcaagacagaaagagaatgTATGGTAACAAGGGCAGGCCACTAATTAATAAACTAAACCTCTCAACTGTATATATTTGGTGCAGGTCTGATTCCTTCatctaaatatgttttttttctgaatgtaaacTAATAATCCAAGGCGACTGTTACATAGACCTTCATGAGGTACTAAAATCAATTCATGTTTGTTTAGTGTTACACAAGCTTGCTTGAAGTACACAGAGTGAGAGTTTTTTCCCAAAATATGTTGTAATACCATTGGTTGCGACACGAGTAAACTGCCCTTGCAGAAAAAGAgttgtttcatttaaatcttAACAGACAGAGGAACAGCTACGAGCATGTGAGTACACCATGTCTGCTTTTCTTACTGATGAGTGTCtgccagctaaaatgtttgCAGGATACGACACTCTGCCAAGCATGGCAGAAGTATTAAGTGGCCTCGTTATTTTGACATAAATTAGATATATAATGTTAGAGGTTAGtagtaaaatattgaaatatacaGATATTCAGAACAGAAAGTATATATTATACTTTGAGTCACAATTTGACTGTTGTTAACATGTGTTAGCCATTAATAACATCTGTTATTCTTTTCACATTTAGGACACTTCATATCTTCCCCACAGTCCTGCTTCTCACCTTCTTGAATGTAGGATTGCCTGCAAAGGGGTGTCCCTTATCTTGCGTATGTTATGCATCAATTACGGACTGTCGCAACGTTGGTCTCACCACTGTTCCCAAAGATATTGTTCAGCAAACGGagacattatttttgtcagatAACCAGCTAACGGTTATCTCTTCCATAGCTTTTTGGAACTTAACAAGCCTAACCTTTTTAGACATATCAAAGAATAATATAATTCCTGAGAATGACACACTGGATTATGTTTGCAATCTATTGTCTCtggatttttcagaaaatgatatTCAATCAATTCCTACAGATATATTCCAACCAACCCCAAAGCTGGTTTGGTTAAACTTGGCTAGAAATAAATTGAAAGGCCTCCCAAATGACATAATCAGAAATCTACGCAATCTTACTTACCTTGACCTCTCCTTCAATTCCATAGAACTTCAGAATAATACATTTGACGGCCTCTACAGTTTAAACACTTTGATTTTATCTGGCAACAGGCTATCCAGCCTACCAACAATGGTATTTTACACAATATCACAGCTTCAGATTTTGGATTTATCCAATAATAACCTGACATACCTGTCTAGTAAATTCTTTGCCAAAAAAGAAAGTCTGACAGATTTGATCCTCAGCAACAACAAACTGACTGGATCTGTACTTCCTGCTCTGAGAGGTCTGAGCAATCTGAAATACCTATATTTGTCTAATAACAGAATTTCAACATTGCCACCTCTTCCATTCGAAAGTTTTCCATTACTTCACAAAGTTACACTCTCTAACAACTCTTTATCAGTTCTACCAGATGATCTTTTGAAAGGTTTGCACCAACTTGCAGTGCTTGACTTATCAGGTAATTCCATTGCCCAGTTACCAAAGGAAGTGTTTCCAAATAACAGTAGCTTGCAGTACCTGCATATGGACAGAAACATGTTCTCTGAAATGCCCATGCTGGCTGGTCTACAAAATGTTTTGGAGTTAACTCTTTGCTGCTCTAGAATACAACACTGGCCCTCTGAAGTCACTGTAAGTCATTTAGAATCTTTAGAGACATTGGATCTGTCAAGGAATCTCATTGTGAACATAGAGTTGAATACATTGAGGTACAATACAAAGTTAAAGAATGTATTATTAACCAACAACCCAATTTGTGTGAATATGACCCTTTCTGTTGTTATGCCACTAAAGTGtattaactgaaattaaaaaatatattttatcataaTTGATAATAAATCTTGTACTACTATTTTTTGTACAGCAAACTTTCTTTTTAGATATATCtacattatgtattattttagaTCATAAGAGACCTATGCGCATGATTAACTGTTTGTAAAAGcaataaacacaatttaaaatattcaatgtCTATCACTTAATGTTTGCTGTGTAATAAAATTTTCACGTACAGTCAGGTCAAGAATTATTGGGATACCTGATGGAAATGAAGGAAAAAGCtgtataaacacaaataaagagCTATATATTTACCCTCAAACATACAAGAAACCTATATACTTTAATTCTAATAAAAGTGTGTTACTATGGTAACGGAACATAAACAATTCATTCACGAGATTTGAGTTctactgtgtgtgaaaggtaAAGACGGCTCGAACACTGCTTTACAAATTCTGTGGGAAAGGAGACCTACCGCATCCGAGCCGCCTCTGATGCGCCTCTGAAGCCCCTTTtagctgtgtgaaaggggcttcAGAAGAAAAAGAGTTTTCGAGACAGCATTTATTACCGCacttatgtctgtgtgagcatgttgCGAAGGCTTTTAAAATATCGCATCGAAAACGCCTCTCCCAGTGTTTTCGAGGCGCCTCTACTTGTCAGGGTGCGTggagggttaggacccaaacgctgagggggaaaaactcaaaactctgAATGAtatgaacaaaagactttacttaaaagTTCAGggcaaaagggaacaaaaggcctcgcagggcaactctcaaaaaacACCAAGACAAACttcaaaaaacacaggaaaccaagaaaatccagaaaatccaaaagcacgtggaaaccagaacatggacaggaacacacagggcagaatCATGGGCAAAGTACACATCACCaaacacaaccaaggatccagcacctgagtctgggagaagggaacttaaatagacaagacactgacgagacacagcagggcactatgcacaatcaggccacagggagggaagggaaaacgagacaaccaagaaccaataattgaacaattgaaaacaataatacaattaaacatggtacaagcaggacacaaaacagaagtgccaccatctggcggcccaacaaggaaagacagagacggaaacacagaaccatgacaataacAAGGGTTTACAGGAAGAGGAGAACCAGAATGGTAGCAAGAaccagaaataaacaaaaagaaacaaaagaaccTATCCTACTCCAGACACATAGCcaatacatgaacacacacacacacactcgcacagccAAATCCACACATGaccacacttactcactcaaccaaatatatacatgaacacacactctttcactcactcattcagccaaatatttacatgaacactcactcattctctcacctacacactcgctcacacacacactcgctcacattcgctcacacacacacacacacaagggccTATTTTGGCCTAGTACAACTATAAGCAGCAGACTTGGACTTGATTATCATTTCTACCGGTGGTTCGATCTGATTACCTTTGATGCACATAATGAACGACAGCATCCCATCTACTGCAAGTCTGTTTCTACACTCTGTTTTGTTCAGGCCAATTGTTGAGAAGACTCGTTCTGCATCCGCATTAGAGTGAAGTAGGCATAGAACAAGCTGTGCCACCTTCCCAAGTCTGGGGAACTGTTCTTTACCGGTTATTCGGCTCTTCCACATAGTCAAATGTGCCCACACCATGTCCATACGATGGAATTGGTCTTCCTCTCCAACACTCACCAGGGCACTTTTCCAGATGGTGTCAGGTATGTCCGTTTCCTCCAGCATCTGGTACTCCAGAAACTCATCTGAAATCCTATCCTGGTCACTTGGGTCCTCAAAAGGAAGAAGGTGATTGTATCTGGGCAAAGACAATTGCAGCAACATTAATtagaattgaaaaaaatattcagatgtTAATTTCTCCATTAGATGATTGAATTCTGTAAATAAAACCTCCATAAAACTATAACTAATTCTCTACCCAAATAGAAAGAAACAACTCTTTTCAATAGCTCACCCATCACAGCTGCTGGTGAAAATCAAAATAACgctttatctttatttaactTCTCACGTTGTTTAAATTAAGTATTGGTTAAGTGAAAATAAGCGTTCAGTAATTTACCTTTGGACAAAGTACAGCACATCATCCACATGCGAGTCTTGTCTCTGCCTAAGGTCCACAAACTCAGCATGTGGCAGCAGGAGGTCATTCAGCAGTAGCTTTTTCAATGCATATTCTGTAGACCTTAGCAGGAAGCCTCTTGCTGCCTTGTAGAATTTGGTGACGTCACCCGAGGGAATCTCACGTGGCCTTTGTAGTCAGTCCAATACCAAGTTGGAGATCTGAAAGGCAAAAAAGATAACACGCTATTTCTCACCCTTGCACCATTTTGCCCACACTATATACGTGTAGATTATTTCAGTTTCTATAAAATGGTCAAATAATATATCAGTCAATTGTATTCACCTGCTAGTTGGTTTTCCTGATCCTGAAATCAACACTCTCCGAACTTGTTGTTCTGAAAGCTGCAGGCTTCAAGAATTCTGACATCGGCTTTCGGATGAA
This window of the Anguilla anguilla isolate fAngAng1 chromosome 1, fAngAng1.pri, whole genome shotgun sequence genome carries:
- the LOC118222656 gene encoding phospholipase A2 inhibitor-like — its product is MTLHIFPTVLLLTFLNVGLPAKGCPLSCVCYASITDCRNVGLTTVPKDIVQQTETLFLSDNQLTVISSIAFWNLTSLTFLDISKNNIIPENDTLDYVCNLLSLDFSENDIQSIPTDIFQPTPKLVWLNLARNKLKGLPNDIIRNLRNLTYLDLSFNSIELQNNTFDGLYSLNTLILSGNRLSSLPTMVFYTISQLQILDLSNNNLTYLSSKFFAKKESLTDLILSNNKLTGSVLPALRGLSNLKYLYLSNNRISTLPPLPFESFPLLHKVTLSNNSLSVLPDDLLKGLHQLAVLDLSGNSIAQLPKEVFPNNSSLQYLHMDRNMFSEMPMLAGLQNVLELTLCCSRIQHWPSEVTVSHLESLETLDLSRNLIVNIELNTLRYNTKLKNVLLTNNPICVNMTLSVVMPLKCIN